The proteins below come from a single Edaphobacter acidisoli genomic window:
- the uvrA gene encoding excinuclease ABC subunit UvrA, giving the protein MPDQITIRGARTHNLKGIDVDIPHNALTVVSGVSGSGKSSLAFDTVYAEGQRRYVESLSAYARQFLERIEKPDVEHMDGLAPAIAIKQKNQTRNPRSTVATSTEIYDYLRLLYARCGTVTCLHCGGIVKHDTVDEIVASLFALPEGTRVYALFPIVRTEVKLEPMLAASTEAVTEESTPKPKKSAAKKSASKKSVESVSSMLSLSVSDSLKERLTELRRRGYNRLYQNGNVVEFSTPESLLELDFTQPIFVLADRLALSTDIRSRIVDAIETGYRESGEIQFHTVPREENEKPQNLRFSAAFECTTCHRAYREPEPRLFSFNNPYGACPRCQGFGNTIDFDPNLIIPDKSKSLANGAIAPWNGAKYRPHHGEMIRAAKAAGIPTDVPWYDLTPEQQRFIEDGSGSFPGIRGFFAALERKKYKLHVRVFLSKYRGYALCPDCRGQRLRAEARAVLINNRNICEVSALTISEAQQFFDSLNLSPAQTEIAGKILEEVRQRIHFLHQVGLDYLTLDRLSSTLSGGESQRIQLATSLGSRLVGALYVLDEPSIGLHTRDTAKLIRIMKDLRDLGNTILVVEHDPDVIRAADHLLDLGPGAGELGGQLLASGTVAEVTRNPNSITGKYLSGRLTIPVPKHRREPSRERLKLTGARIHNLRGVDVEIPLNMLVCVTGVSGSGKSTLVHQVLYRALTRALNQDGQPEGDPTYLYRELTGTHHLNDVVLVDQSPIGRTPRSNPVTYIKAFDDIRALFAAQPDAKRRGYGPGHFSFNVPGGRCDVCEGDGTVTVEMQFLADIELPCEECGGTRYKPAILDIKYKGRNIHDVLNMTVKEALTHFAGHPKIVDKLYVLDEVGLGYVRLGQSATTLSGGEAQRVKLAAHLATARANTSRTGSEAAARARSRTLYILDEPTTGLHFDDVAKLLAAFRKLIEGGGSLLVIEHNLDVIKSADWVIDMGPEGGSAGGQIVAIGTPEEIAANPASHTGHWLAPVLDLNAPKPEPELQTTA; this is encoded by the coding sequence ATGCCTGACCAGATCACAATCCGCGGAGCCCGCACCCACAACCTTAAGGGCATCGACGTCGACATCCCGCACAACGCCCTCACGGTCGTCAGCGGAGTCAGCGGCAGCGGCAAATCTTCCCTCGCCTTCGACACCGTCTATGCCGAAGGCCAGCGCCGCTACGTCGAATCGCTCTCCGCCTACGCCCGCCAGTTCCTCGAGCGCATCGAAAAGCCCGACGTCGAGCACATGGACGGCCTCGCCCCCGCCATCGCCATCAAACAAAAAAATCAGACCCGCAACCCGCGCAGCACCGTAGCCACATCCACCGAAATCTACGACTACCTCCGCCTCCTCTATGCACGCTGCGGCACCGTCACCTGCCTGCACTGCGGCGGCATCGTCAAGCACGACACAGTCGACGAGATCGTCGCCTCGCTTTTTGCGCTGCCAGAAGGCACACGCGTCTACGCACTCTTCCCCATCGTCCGCACCGAAGTCAAACTTGAACCGATGCTGGCAGCATCCACCGAAGCAGTCACCGAGGAGTCCACACCCAAACCAAAAAAGTCCGCCGCAAAAAAATCCGCTTCTAAGAAATCGGTGGAATCGGTGTCATCGATGTTAAGTCTTTCGGTCTCCGACTCCCTCAAAGAGCGCCTCACCGAACTCCGCCGCCGTGGCTACAACCGCCTCTATCAAAACGGCAACGTCGTCGAATTCTCCACCCCCGAATCCCTCCTCGAACTCGACTTCACGCAACCAATCTTCGTTTTAGCTGACCGCCTCGCCCTCAGCACCGACATCCGCTCCCGCATCGTCGACGCCATCGAGACCGGCTACCGCGAGTCCGGCGAAATCCAATTCCACACCGTCCCGCGTGAAGAGAACGAGAAGCCGCAGAACCTCCGCTTCTCCGCAGCCTTCGAGTGCACCACCTGCCACCGAGCCTATCGCGAGCCCGAGCCACGCCTCTTCAGCTTCAACAATCCCTACGGCGCGTGCCCACGCTGCCAGGGCTTCGGCAACACCATCGACTTCGACCCCAACCTCATCATCCCCGACAAATCGAAGTCGCTCGCCAACGGAGCCATCGCCCCCTGGAACGGCGCCAAGTACCGCCCGCACCACGGCGAGATGATCCGCGCCGCCAAAGCCGCAGGCATCCCCACCGACGTCCCCTGGTACGATCTCACACCCGAACAGCAGCGCTTCATCGAAGACGGCAGCGGCTCCTTCCCCGGCATCCGCGGCTTCTTCGCCGCACTCGAGCGCAAAAAGTACAAACTCCACGTCCGCGTCTTCCTCTCGAAGTACCGCGGCTACGCCCTATGCCCCGACTGCCGCGGCCAGCGTCTCCGCGCCGAAGCCCGCGCCGTCCTCATCAACAACCGCAACATCTGCGAAGTTAGCGCGCTCACTATCTCCGAAGCGCAGCAATTCTTCGACTCGCTCAACCTCTCGCCCGCACAAACCGAGATCGCCGGCAAGATCCTCGAAGAGGTCCGCCAGCGCATCCATTTCCTCCACCAGGTCGGCCTCGACTACCTCACGCTCGACCGCCTCAGCTCCACACTCTCCGGCGGCGAATCCCAGCGCATCCAGCTCGCCACATCACTCGGCTCGCGCTTAGTTGGCGCGCTCTACGTGCTCGACGAACCCTCCATCGGCCTCCACACCCGAGACACCGCCAAGCTCATCCGCATCATGAAAGACCTGCGCGACCTCGGCAACACCATCCTCGTCGTCGAGCACGACCCCGACGTCATCCGCGCCGCCGACCACCTGCTCGACCTCGGCCCCGGCGCCGGCGAGCTCGGCGGCCAGCTCCTCGCCTCCGGCACCGTCGCCGAAGTCACACGCAATCCCAACTCCATCACCGGAAAATATCTCTCCGGACGCCTCACCATCCCAGTCCCCAAACACCGCCGCGAGCCCAGCCGCGAGCGCCTCAAACTCACCGGCGCGCGCATCCACAATCTGCGTGGCGTCGACGTCGAAATCCCGCTCAACATGCTCGTCTGCGTCACCGGAGTCAGCGGCTCAGGCAAATCCACGCTCGTCCATCAAGTCCTCTACCGAGCCCTCACGCGCGCGCTCAATCAGGACGGCCAGCCCGAAGGCGACCCCACCTACCTCTACCGCGAGCTCACCGGCACGCACCACCTCAACGACGTCGTCCTCGTCGACCAGTCCCCCATCGGCCGCACTCCGCGCTCCAACCCCGTCACCTACATCAAAGCCTTCGACGACATCCGCGCCCTCTTCGCCGCGCAGCCCGACGCCAAACGCCGCGGCTACGGCCCCGGCCACTTCTCCTTCAACGTCCCCGGCGGCCGCTGCGACGTCTGCGAAGGCGACGGCACCGTCACCGTCGAGATGCAGTTCCTCGCCGACATCGAGCTCCCTTGCGAAGAGTGCGGCGGCACGCGTTACAAACCCGCCATCCTCGACATCAAGTACAAAGGCCGCAACATCCACGACGTGCTCAACATGACGGTGAAGGAAGCGCTCACCCACTTCGCCGGCCATCCCAAAATCGTCGACAAACTCTATGTCCTCGACGAAGTCGGCCTCGGCTACGTCCGTCTCGGCCAATCCGCCACCACACTCTCCGGCGGCGAAGCCCAACGCGTAAAACTCGCCGCGCATCTTGCCACCGCTCGCGCCAACACCTCACGCACCGGCAGCGAAGCCGCAGCCCGCGCCCGTTCGCGCACGCTCTACATCCTCGACGAGCCCACCACCGGCCTCCACTTCGACGACGTAGCCAAACTCCTCGCAGCCTTCCGCAAGCTCATCGAAGGCGGCGGCTCACTACTCGTCATCGAACACAATCTCGACGTCATCAAATCTGCCGACTGGGTCATCGACATGGGCCCCGAAGGCGGCAGCGCCGGCGGCCAGATCGTAGCCATCGGCACACCCGAAGAGATCGCCGCCAATCCAGCCAGCCACACAGGCCACTGGCTCGCCCCGGTTCTCGATCTCAACGCACCAAAACCGGAGCCAGAGCTTCAGACCACCGCATAA
- the efp gene encoding elongation factor P: MAALIEAINVKRKMVFEFENTPFYCMDAEVSSPTARGGQTLVRLKMRNLLTSAVFEKTFKAGEKFKEPDLVLVEATYLYSDGSGHHFLDQESFETLTLNDAMIENARDFLIEGILIQVHKYNGNPIGLQLPVFVDLDVKETEPGVKGDTSSGSVTKVAKLETGLEIRVPLFIKEGEKVKVSTETREFAGRA; encoded by the coding sequence ATGGCCGCACTGATTGAAGCGATCAATGTGAAGCGCAAGATGGTTTTTGAGTTTGAAAATACCCCGTTCTACTGCATGGACGCTGAGGTGAGTTCTCCTACGGCTCGCGGCGGACAGACGCTGGTGCGACTGAAGATGCGCAATCTGCTGACGAGTGCCGTTTTCGAGAAGACATTTAAAGCGGGCGAGAAATTTAAGGAGCCGGACCTGGTGCTGGTGGAGGCGACCTATCTGTATAGCGATGGCAGTGGCCATCACTTTCTGGACCAGGAGAGCTTTGAGACGCTGACGCTGAACGACGCGATGATCGAAAATGCGCGGGATTTTTTGATTGAGGGGATTCTGATTCAGGTGCATAAGTACAACGGCAATCCGATAGGGCTGCAGTTGCCGGTGTTTGTCGACCTGGATGTGAAGGAGACGGAGCCGGGCGTGAAGGGTGATACGTCGAGCGGCAGCGTGACGAAGGTGGCGAAGCTCGAGACGGGACTGGAGATTCGCGTGCCGCTGTTTATCAAGGAAGGCGAGAAGGTGAAGGTGTCGACCGAGACGCGGGAGTTTGCGGGACGGGCGTGA
- the ruvX gene encoding Holliday junction resolvase RuvX, producing MASGRVMGLDVGKVRVGVALSDPLGYTAQPLMTLWRKGRGEDLRSLMRLVRKHEVTEIVVGNPLHLSGDVSAWAKKVQEFAAELRERSGLPVHLWDERLSSVAAHEILDEAGHGKRDRKHLIDQVAAVVILRGWMEAREGTAKRDQASPGP from the coding sequence ATGGCGAGCGGACGGGTGATGGGGCTGGATGTGGGGAAGGTGCGCGTGGGCGTGGCGCTTTCAGACCCGCTGGGGTATACAGCGCAGCCTTTGATGACGCTTTGGCGAAAAGGGCGCGGCGAGGATTTGCGGAGCCTGATGCGGCTGGTGCGGAAGCATGAGGTTACGGAGATTGTGGTGGGGAATCCGCTGCATCTTTCGGGCGACGTGAGCGCGTGGGCGAAGAAGGTGCAGGAGTTTGCCGCGGAGTTGCGGGAGCGGTCGGGGCTGCCGGTGCATCTTTGGGATGAGCGGCTGAGTTCGGTGGCGGCGCACGAGATTCTGGATGAGGCAGGTCACGGGAAGCGCGATCGGAAGCATCTAATCGATCAGGTCGCCGCGGTGGTGATTCTGCGCGGATGGATGGAGGCAAGAGAAGGGACCGCGAAGCGCGATCAAGCCAGCCCTGGGCCATAG
- a CDS encoding tetratricopeptide repeat protein, whose amino-acid sequence MRQSPDRQSHRNSTPPRPRTRLLALAFSTALLAASPLYAQLPAGAIDTTSQPQPAAQDPLRAQATEALDHQDYSTALKLLTTLSEKNPTDAHILYDLASAQDALDQTSTAEQTYRRSIAADATYFDPHLALGLLLAREGNLTDARAELASAVALKTDNQALKAHAYRALARIDRTARPADASAELLNALSLSPETPDDILLSGEIAESSGDLAAAESAYRRLLATDPANTQGTAALIHILIREKKPSDAETLLTAALNKTPNDPTLNAQLASLYESQNQPEKALPLAEKLHSANPADPNLTRLLARLYAENSQFDKADPLYAALISANPSDPTLVTDRADTLIHLKNFSEAESILKAALARPSAYSNNNDLALAASHLAFAASANNDPTTTLQALQVRATVLPPSPSSLFLEATAYDKLKQVKQASNLYRQFLSVAGGKYPDEEWEARHRLITLDHMH is encoded by the coding sequence ATGCGTCAGTCGCCAGACCGCCAGAGCCACCGGAACTCCACCCCGCCGAGACCCCGCACCCGGCTCCTCGCCCTCGCGTTTTCCACAGCCCTGCTCGCCGCATCTCCGCTCTACGCCCAACTCCCCGCAGGAGCCATCGACACCACCTCCCAGCCCCAACCCGCCGCGCAGGACCCGCTCCGCGCCCAGGCCACCGAAGCCCTCGACCACCAGGACTACTCCACCGCCCTCAAGCTCCTCACCACCCTCTCCGAAAAGAACCCAACCGACGCCCACATCCTCTACGACCTCGCCTCCGCCCAGGACGCGCTCGACCAGACCTCCACCGCCGAGCAGACCTACCGCCGCTCCATCGCCGCCGACGCAACCTACTTCGATCCCCACCTCGCCCTCGGCCTCCTGCTCGCCCGCGAAGGCAACCTCACCGACGCCCGCGCCGAGCTAGCCAGCGCCGTCGCGCTCAAAACCGACAATCAGGCCCTCAAAGCCCACGCCTACCGGGCGCTCGCCCGCATCGATCGCACCGCGCGCCCAGCCGACGCCAGCGCCGAGCTCCTCAACGCGCTCAGTCTCTCCCCGGAGACCCCGGATGACATCCTCCTCTCCGGCGAGATCGCCGAGTCCTCCGGGGACCTCGCCGCCGCCGAATCCGCCTACCGCCGCCTGCTCGCTACCGACCCCGCGAACACCCAGGGAACCGCCGCCCTCATCCATATTCTTATCCGCGAGAAGAAGCCGTCCGACGCCGAAACCCTCCTCACCGCCGCACTGAACAAGACCCCCAACGATCCCACGCTCAACGCCCAGTTAGCCAGTCTCTACGAGTCTCAAAACCAGCCCGAAAAGGCACTGCCTCTCGCGGAAAAACTCCACTCCGCCAACCCAGCAGACCCGAACCTCACCCGCCTGCTCGCCCGCCTCTACGCCGAAAACAGCCAGTTCGACAAGGCCGATCCCCTCTACGCCGCCCTCATCTCAGCCAATCCCTCCGACCCGACCCTCGTCACCGACCGCGCCGACACCCTCATCCACCTCAAAAACTTCAGCGAAGCTGAATCCATCCTCAAGGCCGCCCTGGCCAGACCGTCCGCTTACTCGAACAACAACGATCTTGCCTTGGCAGCCAGTCACTTAGCCTTCGCCGCCTCGGCCAATAATGACCCAACTACCACCTTGCAGGCGCTCCAGGTTCGTGCTACAGTTCTGCCACCGTCGCCATCGAGTTTGTTCCTCGAGGCTACGGCGTACGACAAACTAAAACAGGTTAAACAAGCGTCTAACCTGTACAGGCAATTTCTCTCCGTGGCTGGAGGCAAATATCCGGACGAGGAGTGGGAGGCCCGCCACCGCCTCATCACCCTCGATCACATGCACTGA
- a CDS encoding sulfatase-like hydrolase/transferase: MAQQRSSKIDRRKFLLAGAATGAALGLGNTATATPAPAAPSQPNIILFLSDQFRWDFLGANQLNGSAHTPNLDALANSGTLFTHAVTNQPVCAPARSVLFTSRFATETGVWRNGLPLSQTLPTLAGELRKSGYTSNLIGKWHLAPHTIAEGGGPGFVRPEYRGGFLDLWEGANELEHTSHPYYGSIWDGDGHEITYKDEYRVDFITDRTERFLRQKHTKPFFLFVSQLEPHQQNDMQNRIIGPNGSAERFANSYVPPDLRNLPGNWQQELPDYYGAVESIDNSVGRIMKTLDEQGLASNTIFVFISDHGCHFETRNKEYKRSVHNASSRIPLIIHGPGFETPQRINQMCGIIDIAPTLLEIAGASAPSSMKGHSLVPLIRDQKARAAWPNQQLLQISESMTGRAIRTPDWTYCIAEITGTTNQPASPVYQEYQMYDQRNDPYEQTNLAGRKEFRKQADELREQLKKLLTYAGEPEPEIRPAKLYP, from the coding sequence ATGGCGCAGCAACGCAGCTCGAAGATCGACCGACGTAAATTCCTACTCGCCGGAGCAGCAACCGGAGCAGCCCTCGGTCTCGGCAACACCGCCACAGCAACGCCAGCGCCAGCTGCACCCTCTCAACCCAATATCATCCTCTTCCTCTCCGACCAGTTCCGCTGGGACTTCCTCGGCGCAAACCAGCTCAACGGCTCCGCGCACACGCCGAACCTCGACGCACTCGCCAACAGCGGCACCCTCTTCACGCACGCCGTCACCAACCAACCCGTCTGCGCACCCGCTCGCTCCGTGCTCTTCACCAGCCGCTTCGCCACCGAGACAGGCGTCTGGCGCAACGGCCTTCCACTCAGCCAGACACTCCCCACGCTCGCAGGCGAACTCCGCAAATCCGGTTACACCTCGAACCTCATCGGCAAATGGCACCTCGCCCCGCACACGATAGCCGAAGGCGGTGGTCCCGGCTTCGTCCGTCCCGAATACCGCGGAGGCTTCCTCGATCTCTGGGAAGGCGCAAACGAACTCGAGCACACCTCGCATCCCTACTACGGCTCAATCTGGGACGGCGACGGACACGAGATCACCTACAAGGACGAGTACCGCGTCGACTTCATCACCGATCGCACCGAGCGCTTCCTCCGCCAGAAGCACACGAAGCCCTTCTTCCTCTTCGTCTCGCAGCTCGAACCTCACCAGCAGAACGACATGCAGAACCGCATCATCGGCCCCAACGGCTCAGCCGAGCGCTTCGCTAACTCCTACGTCCCGCCCGACCTTCGCAACCTCCCAGGCAACTGGCAGCAAGAGCTACCCGACTACTACGGCGCCGTCGAGAGCATCGACAACTCAGTCGGCCGCATCATGAAGACGCTCGACGAACAGGGTCTAGCCTCCAACACAATCTTCGTCTTCATCAGCGACCACGGCTGCCACTTCGAAACCCGCAACAAGGAGTACAAGCGCAGCGTCCACAACGCCTCATCGCGCATCCCGCTCATCATCCACGGCCCCGGCTTCGAGACACCGCAACGCATCAACCAGATGTGCGGCATCATCGACATCGCTCCAACACTCCTCGAAATCGCAGGAGCATCCGCTCCCTCCAGCATGAAAGGCCACAGCCTCGTGCCACTCATCCGTGACCAGAAAGCCCGCGCCGCGTGGCCCAACCAGCAGTTGCTTCAGATCAGCGAGTCCATGACAGGCCGCGCCATCCGCACACCGGACTGGACCTACTGCATCGCCGAAATCACCGGCACTACCAACCAGCCTGCCTCACCGGTCTATCAGGAGTATCAGATGTATGACCAGCGTAACGACCCATACGAACAAACCAATCTGGCTGGCCGCAAAGAGTTTCGCAAACAGGCAGACGAACTCCGCGAGCAACTTAAAAAACTCCTGACCTACGCCGGTGAACCCGAACCCGAGATCCGTCCCGCGAAACTCTACCCATAA
- a CDS encoding glycoside hydrolase family 28 protein: protein MHSEQNSLWTRRQWLTKAPVTALAGAAAAGMLPDQAVASPLSSHSNNDFGARVYNVRDFGAKGDGVSIDTAAVQRTINTCAQDNGGIVLIPAGRFQIGSVELKSNVTLRIAAGGTLLGSADGKQYHAVDAIPLSGDTTLVDGNWALLYAVHAKNVTIEGPGTIDGQGYQFHSPVRGQLPPSGIGGSKRPYHVLAYQCEGLTIRHLDLIDCAYHSVRVIESKRVHMDSLYIHNRVNGNNDGFHFISAQYLTVSNCIVLSQDDACALFGSCQYVTITNSTFSTRWSVFRFGGGQVRDIAISNCVLHQVYGCPIKFQGNPGSSYENISFSNLVLDDVTGPIHVGVGPRAPRHTPPGTPVRDDMMTAHSGESTTPAVLRNVSFSNIHGTVTTNPGQIDESRVTSNANPGEKHSCIVFNCVGGATMENVSLSDVHLTFGGGGTAEDAARRDLPEFAGEYFMLGPMPAYGLYARGVRGLTISNVRLQVASQDLRPAVIFDNITDCSVMGLSIDADAKAESALRIINSQQVLLTAPRVLTETKVFLATEGARSKGVIVDGGDLALVTTPVTFNSGASPETVKLRS, encoded by the coding sequence ATGCATTCTGAACAGAACAGTCTATGGACACGCCGCCAATGGCTCACCAAAGCTCCTGTCACCGCACTTGCTGGAGCCGCCGCAGCAGGCATGTTGCCCGATCAGGCCGTGGCTTCACCCTTAAGCTCTCACTCTAACAACGACTTCGGAGCGCGCGTCTACAACGTGCGCGACTTCGGAGCAAAAGGTGACGGCGTCTCCATCGACACCGCAGCCGTGCAACGCACCATCAACACCTGCGCCCAGGACAACGGAGGCATCGTCCTCATCCCAGCCGGTCGCTTTCAGATCGGCTCCGTAGAACTCAAGAGCAATGTAACCCTGCGCATCGCGGCAGGCGGCACACTACTGGGCAGCGCCGACGGCAAGCAGTATCACGCTGTCGATGCCATTCCACTCAGCGGAGACACCACGCTTGTCGACGGCAACTGGGCACTCCTATACGCCGTGCACGCGAAGAACGTAACCATCGAAGGCCCGGGCACAATCGACGGCCAGGGCTATCAATTCCACTCGCCCGTGCGCGGTCAGCTCCCTCCCAGCGGCATCGGCGGAAGCAAGCGTCCCTATCATGTCCTGGCATACCAATGCGAAGGTCTCACCATACGCCACCTCGACCTGATCGACTGCGCTTATCACAGCGTCCGCGTCATCGAGTCCAAACGCGTGCACATGGACAGCCTCTACATTCACAACCGCGTCAACGGCAACAACGACGGCTTCCATTTCATCAGCGCACAATACCTCACCGTCAGCAACTGCATCGTGCTCTCACAGGACGACGCCTGCGCACTCTTCGGAAGCTGCCAGTACGTCACCATCACCAACAGCACCTTCAGCACACGCTGGTCCGTCTTCCGCTTCGGCGGCGGACAGGTGAGAGATATCGCCATCTCCAACTGCGTGCTTCATCAGGTCTACGGCTGCCCCATCAAGTTCCAGGGCAATCCCGGCTCAAGCTACGAAAACATCTCTTTCTCCAATCTTGTTCTCGACGACGTGACCGGTCCCATCCACGTAGGCGTTGGTCCGCGCGCGCCGCGTCACACTCCGCCCGGCACGCCAGTGCGCGACGATATGATGACCGCGCACTCAGGCGAATCCACCACCCCTGCAGTCCTGCGCAATGTCTCCTTCTCGAACATCCACGGCACCGTCACAACAAACCCGGGCCAAATTGACGAGTCCCGAGTCACCAGCAACGCAAACCCCGGCGAAAAGCACTCCTGCATCGTCTTCAACTGCGTTGGCGGCGCAACGATGGAGAACGTCTCCCTCTCGGACGTCCATCTTACCTTCGGCGGAGGCGGCACAGCCGAGGACGCAGCCCGCCGCGATCTTCCCGAGTTCGCAGGCGAGTACTTCATGCTGGGACCAATGCCCGCTTACGGACTCTACGCTCGAGGCGTTCGTGGCCTCACCATCTCAAACGTGCGCCTTCAGGTCGCGTCACAAGACCTTCGCCCCGCCGTCATCTTCGACAACATTACCGACTGCTCCGTCATGGGCCTTAGCATCGATGCCGACGCAAAGGCAGAGTCTGCCTTACGCATCATCAACAGCCAACAGGTGCTGCTCACAGCCCCTCGCGTGCTGACCGAAACCAAAGTCTTCCTCGCAACCGAAGGCGCTCGCAGCAAAGGCGTCATCGTAGATGGCGGCGACCTGGCCCTCGTCACAACACCAGTAACGTTCAACAGTGGCGCGTCACCAGAAACAGTAAAGCTTCGCAGCTAA
- the glyS gene encoding glycine--tRNA ligase subunit beta, with product MADFLFEIGLEEVPARMIAGAQAELAERVVKMLERERLVAAGAKSKSFATPRRLAVWVEGVAERQEDVAEELLGPSVKVAYKDGAATPAAFAFAKKAGVAVEDLEKVSTPKGEYIAATAVKVGRVASEVIAAEMPKELAGIYWAKNMYWRLGRPERFVRPVQWMVALLGSNVVPVSFGGHEAGAVTYGHRVLFGEQGITLAGAGAYESALQKAFVVADVEVRRQKIRKALDAVTRTVAGARWREDEELVETVTQLTEWPSVILGGFEKEYLVLPEEVLVTVMRDHQKYFAVEDVGGKLAPHFLAVLNTEADDAGLAVIRHGNERVLRARFNDARFFWEFDQRVPLTERVALLEHVTFQKDLGSYAKKADRVAELVRLLAMKAADGGVSLNVNAAVEAARLSKTDLTTDMVKEFTELQGIVGGLYARAQGYPAAVSDAIYDQYKPVSMEDSVSRTVEGAVLAMADKADTIAGMFGLGMEPTGSKDPFALRRAANGIVKILAESGVALPLSLREIATSAASGDQKLAEKVRAFFVERLEFYLREAKGQAYDVVKAVLAAGADDVRDAIARAEAVTAARGSSDFEAVSAAFKRMKNILAQAAEKRIAVGSNVDGALLTEASEKALAARSEELAGSVKSLGAEKNYEGALEAVATLRPQVDAFFDAVMVMAPDEKVRANRLALLQRVLGDFSGIADFSEIVVAG from the coding sequence ATGGCTGATTTTCTTTTTGAGATTGGGTTGGAGGAAGTGCCGGCGCGGATGATTGCCGGGGCGCAGGCGGAGTTGGCTGAGCGTGTGGTGAAGATGCTGGAGCGTGAGCGGCTGGTGGCGGCTGGCGCGAAGAGCAAGAGCTTTGCTACGCCGAGGCGGCTTGCGGTTTGGGTAGAGGGTGTTGCGGAGCGGCAGGAGGATGTTGCCGAGGAACTGCTGGGGCCTTCGGTGAAGGTTGCGTATAAGGATGGCGCGGCGACTCCGGCGGCATTTGCGTTTGCGAAGAAGGCGGGTGTTGCAGTTGAGGATCTGGAGAAGGTTTCGACGCCCAAAGGTGAGTATATTGCGGCGACGGCGGTGAAGGTTGGGCGCGTGGCTTCGGAGGTGATTGCTGCGGAGATGCCGAAGGAGCTTGCCGGGATTTATTGGGCGAAGAATATGTACTGGCGACTTGGCAGGCCCGAGCGGTTTGTGAGGCCGGTGCAGTGGATGGTCGCGCTGCTGGGATCGAATGTTGTGCCGGTGAGCTTTGGTGGGCATGAGGCTGGCGCGGTGACGTATGGGCATCGTGTGTTGTTTGGTGAGCAGGGGATCACGCTGGCTGGTGCGGGCGCTTATGAAAGCGCTTTGCAGAAGGCGTTTGTTGTGGCCGATGTCGAGGTACGGCGACAGAAGATTCGCAAGGCTCTTGATGCTGTGACGCGGACGGTTGCTGGCGCGCGGTGGCGTGAGGATGAAGAGCTGGTCGAGACGGTGACGCAATTGACCGAGTGGCCTTCGGTGATTTTGGGTGGGTTTGAGAAGGAGTATCTTGTGTTGCCGGAAGAAGTGCTGGTGACGGTGATGCGCGACCACCAGAAGTACTTTGCGGTGGAAGACGTGGGTGGAAAGCTCGCTCCGCACTTTCTAGCGGTTCTGAATACGGAGGCCGATGATGCTGGGCTTGCGGTGATTCGGCATGGAAATGAGCGTGTGCTGCGGGCGCGGTTCAATGATGCGCGATTCTTCTGGGAGTTTGATCAGCGTGTGCCGCTGACGGAGCGCGTTGCTCTGCTGGAGCATGTGACCTTTCAGAAGGACCTCGGTAGCTATGCAAAGAAGGCTGATCGGGTTGCAGAACTGGTGCGGTTGCTTGCTATGAAAGCTGCAGACGGCGGAGTCAGCTTGAATGTGAATGCTGCTGTTGAGGCTGCGCGCTTGTCGAAGACTGATCTGACGACCGACATGGTGAAGGAGTTCACCGAGCTACAGGGCATTGTGGGTGGTTTGTATGCGCGGGCGCAGGGATATCCGGCTGCTGTGAGCGATGCGATCTATGACCAGTACAAGCCGGTGTCGATGGAGGATTCTGTTTCCCGCACAGTTGAGGGTGCGGTGCTGGCGATGGCGGACAAGGCTGATACGATTGCCGGAATGTTCGGACTGGGGATGGAGCCGACGGGGTCGAAGGATCCGTTTGCTCTGCGCCGGGCGGCGAATGGCATTGTGAAGATTCTGGCTGAGAGTGGAGTGGCGTTGCCTCTGAGTTTGCGCGAAATCGCAACTAGTGCTGCGAGTGGTGATCAGAAACTTGCTGAGAAGGTGCGCGCGTTTTTTGTGGAGCGATTGGAGTTCTACCTCCGCGAGGCGAAGGGACAGGCTTATGATGTGGTGAAGGCTGTGCTGGCGGCTGGTGCAGACGATGTGCGCGATGCGATTGCGCGGGCGGAGGCTGTGACCGCAGCGCGCGGTTCGTCGGACTTTGAGGCTGTGTCGGCGGCGTTCAAGCGGATGAAGAACATTCTGGCGCAGGCGGCAGAGAAGAGAATTGCCGTGGGCTCAAATGTGGATGGTGCTCTTCTGACGGAAGCTTCGGAGAAGGCTTTGGCTGCGCGGTCTGAAGAACTTGCCGGGAGCGTAAAGTCCTTGGGCGCGGAGAAGAATTATGAAGGCGCGTTGGAGGCTGTTGCTACGCTGCGGCCGCAGGTAGATGCGTTCTTCGATGCTGTGATGGTAATGGCTCCGGATGAGAAGGTGCGGGCAAACAGGCTCGCCTTGTTGCAGCGTGTGCTGGGAGATTTTTCCGGGATCGCTGACTTCTCGGAGATCGTTGTTGCGGGTTGA